One region of Streptococcus parasanguinis genomic DNA includes:
- a CDS encoding AAA family ATPase → MKKERIALVFGTFAPLHQGHIDLIQRAKRQCDRVRVIVSGYEGDRGEEVGLPLQKRFRYIREAFSNDELTQVYKLDETELPRYPLGWEPWLQTALDTIQYQTETEELIFYVGEKAYKEELEAREFEVHLEERRFGISATMIRENPSKYWKYIAQPFRRQFTKKVLIMGSASNGKTTLAKDLARFYDAPVSLEYAREYQIKNNVRDDELTPKDYYYLLLGQYDQTSKLIDSSANRGLVIADTNSLVTKGYYDYYMEVEGQDTSMTDTFDNLFVSILSKEKWDLILFVQPIGSYVNDGFRDMTMADEEIRTSFSNYLDQLRQQYLGNIPTTFLASDYLGNYEEAKKVIDAIYQAD, encoded by the coding sequence ATGAAAAAAGAAAGAATTGCCCTGGTTTTTGGAACCTTTGCGCCTCTTCATCAAGGGCATATTGACCTGATCCAGCGGGCCAAGCGTCAGTGTGATCGCGTTCGTGTCATCGTTTCTGGTTACGAAGGGGATCGTGGCGAAGAAGTGGGACTGCCTTTACAAAAACGCTTCCGTTATATCCGCGAAGCTTTCTCAAATGATGAGTTGACCCAAGTCTATAAGTTAGATGAGACTGAACTTCCTCGTTATCCCTTGGGTTGGGAGCCTTGGTTACAAACAGCCCTAGACACCATCCAGTATCAAACAGAGACAGAAGAGTTGATCTTTTATGTAGGGGAGAAAGCCTACAAGGAAGAGTTGGAAGCTAGAGAGTTTGAAGTTCACTTAGAAGAGCGCCGCTTCGGGATCTCTGCTACCATGATCCGGGAAAATCCCAGCAAATACTGGAAATACATTGCCCAGCCCTTCCGTCGCCAGTTCACGAAAAAAGTCTTGATCATGGGGAGCGCCAGCAACGGGAAAACGACCCTTGCAAAGGACTTGGCTCGCTTTTACGATGCACCTGTTAGTCTTGAGTATGCCCGTGAATACCAGATCAAGAACAATGTGCGGGATGATGAACTCACGCCAAAAGATTACTATTACCTACTCTTAGGACAGTATGATCAAACCTCTAAGCTCATCGATAGTAGTGCCAATCGAGGCCTTGTCATCGCAGATACCAATTCCCTGGTGACCAAGGGTTATTACGACTACTATATGGAAGTCGAAGGCCAAGATACCAGCATGACCGATACCTTCGACAACCTCTTTGTCAGTATTCTCTCCAAAGAAAAATGGGATTTGATCCTCTTTGTACAGCCGATCGGCTCTTATGTCAATGATGGTTTCCGAGATATGACCATGGCTGACGAAGAGATCCGCACCAGCTTTTCAAATTACCTGGACCAATTGCGCCAGCAATACCTAGGAAACATTCCGACCACTTTCCTCGCATCAGACTACCTCGGCAACTACGAAGAAGCCAAGAAGGTGATCGATGCCATTTACCAAGCCGACTAA
- a CDS encoding DUF4430 domain-containing protein, producing the protein MLKKTISSLMTLLAALLLASCASSHSTNHQTTASSTEVAKKNEISITISVTPEGQKAQSKTLKVAEESNLMKVLKANYKIEEKNGMITSIDGHSQDEAKGLYWMYKINGEMAPKGAAETTVKKGDKIEFYQEVYK; encoded by the coding sequence ATGTTGAAAAAAACCATTTCTAGCTTGATGACCTTACTTGCAGCTCTTCTTTTAGCGAGTTGCGCTTCGTCTCATAGCACAAACCATCAAACAACAGCTTCTAGCACAGAAGTTGCCAAGAAAAACGAAATTTCGATTACGATTAGCGTGACGCCAGAAGGTCAAAAAGCGCAATCGAAAACCTTGAAAGTAGCAGAAGAGAGCAACCTCATGAAAGTGCTCAAAGCCAACTACAAGATTGAAGAAAAAAATGGCATGATCACCTCGATTGACGGTCACAGCCAAGATGAAGCAAAAGGTCTTTACTGGATGTACAAGATCAATGGCGAAATGGCTCCAAAAGGTGCTGCTGAAACCACCGTTAAAAAAGGGGACAAGATCGAATTCTATCAAGAAGTGTATAAATAA
- a CDS encoding ECF transporter S component yields MTLQRLTRISLLAALCVALRQAFAPFPNVQPISAIFFLLVIFEGYSFAFLVMMITMFVSAIFLWMSLIVFFQIVAFGCLMLIWRISYKWLPFVLQILFVGLLSFAYGVLIDSVYALIYHIPWWTYALVNGFSFNLAHALSTIIFYPIIYQIFRRFYVEKNHF; encoded by the coding sequence ATGACGCTTCAGCGATTAACCCGTATTTCGCTTTTGGCGGCCCTTTGTGTCGCTCTACGTCAGGCTTTTGCCCCTTTCCCAAATGTCCAACCTATTTCTGCCATCTTTTTTCTCTTGGTGATATTTGAAGGGTATAGCTTTGCTTTTCTTGTGATGATGATCACCATGTTTGTCTCCGCCATTTTCCTGTGGATGAGCCTGATTGTGTTCTTTCAGATTGTCGCCTTTGGCTGTTTGATGCTCATTTGGCGCATCAGTTACAAGTGGTTGCCCTTTGTCCTTCAGATCCTTTTTGTGGGCCTACTGTCCTTTGCTTATGGGGTCTTGATCGATAGTGTTTATGCCTTGATATACCATATTCCTTGGTGGACCTATGCTTTGGTCAATGGTTTTAGTTTTAACCTTGCCCATGCTCTGTCGACGATCATTTTCTATCCCATTATCTATCAAATCTTTAGGAGATTTTATGTTGAAAAAAACCATTTCTAG
- a CDS encoding ATP-dependent Clp protease ATP-binding subunit, giving the protein MNYSTALLESIEAAQILAGHYQGHTLDTWHLLTAMANNPYSVAGSVLNDYPMQIDEFQDAAEHITGQAFQSDNRYEIFPFSYRMEAIMKHAREIAQVLHAKTLGTEHVLLSLLADRGTLASQVMEFAGFAFTEQDKGVPIASLRKNLEDKAGWDKNDIKAIRSLYRAQNPNRQTMGNMMGMPPSTSGGLEDYTRDLTEMARAGQLEPVIGRDAEISRMIQILSRKTKNNPVLVGEAGVGKTALALGLAQRVASGNVPAEIAQMRVLELDLMNVVAGTRFRGDFEERMNNIIQDIEEDGHVILFIDELHTIMGSGSGIDSTLDAANILKPALARGTLRTVGATTQDEYQKHIEKDAALSRRFAKVTIEEPSVADSIQILQGLKETYQDHHHVTITDEAIETAVKYAHRYLTSRQLPDSAIDLLDEAAATVQNRDSNGHVKEELTALDRALMDGKWKKAAQLLEVEAAPIVYKKEVTDQDVLVTLSQLSGIPTQKLTQTDAKKYLNLEAELHKRVIGQDQAVSSISRAIRRNQSGIRSNKRPIGSFMFLGPTGVGKTELAKALAEVLFDDESALIRFDMSEYMEKFAASRLNGAPPGYVGYEEGGELTEKVRNKPYSVLLFDEVEKAHPDIFNVLLQVLDDGVLTDSKGRKIDFSNTIIIMTSNLGATALRDDKTVGFGAKDIRFDQANMEKRMFEELKKTYRPEFINRIDEKVVFHSLSSEDMQQVVKVMVKPLIATLAEQGMTLKFQPSALKLLATKGYDPEMGARPLRRVLQTEVEDQLAELLLKGQAQEGQTIKVGTTAGTIKFEIV; this is encoded by the coding sequence ATGAACTATTCAACAGCACTGTTAGAAAGTATAGAAGCGGCCCAAATACTAGCAGGCCACTATCAGGGGCATACCTTAGATACTTGGCATCTCCTGACGGCTATGGCCAATAATCCCTATAGCGTGGCAGGTTCTGTACTTAACGATTATCCTATGCAGATCGATGAGTTTCAGGATGCAGCGGAGCATATTACAGGCCAAGCTTTTCAAAGCGACAATCGGTATGAAATCTTCCCATTTTCTTATCGGATGGAAGCCATTATGAAACACGCAAGAGAGATTGCCCAGGTCCTTCATGCCAAGACCTTGGGAACAGAGCATGTGCTCCTCTCTCTTCTAGCAGACCGTGGGACCTTGGCGAGCCAGGTCATGGAGTTTGCCGGCTTTGCCTTTACAGAGCAAGACAAGGGAGTTCCTATTGCCTCCCTTCGCAAGAATTTAGAAGACAAGGCAGGCTGGGACAAGAATGATATCAAAGCCATTCGGAGTCTCTATCGCGCCCAAAACCCTAACCGCCAAACCATGGGAAATATGATGGGCATGCCCCCAAGCACCAGTGGAGGTCTCGAGGATTATACTCGTGATTTGACAGAAATGGCGCGTGCAGGCCAGCTTGAGCCTGTGATCGGCCGGGATGCAGAGATTTCACGCATGATCCAAATCCTTAGCCGCAAGACCAAGAACAATCCTGTATTGGTGGGAGAAGCAGGGGTCGGGAAAACCGCCCTTGCATTAGGTCTGGCCCAGCGGGTCGCTAGTGGCAATGTTCCAGCTGAAATAGCGCAAATGCGTGTCTTAGAATTGGATCTCATGAATGTCGTTGCAGGGACGCGCTTCCGTGGGGACTTCGAAGAGCGGATGAACAATATCATCCAGGACATCGAAGAAGACGGTCACGTGATTCTCTTTATCGATGAACTGCATACTATTATGGGGTCAGGATCCGGTATTGATTCGACCTTAGACGCAGCCAATATTCTAAAACCAGCCCTGGCACGGGGAACCTTGCGTACAGTTGGGGCAACGACCCAAGATGAGTACCAAAAGCATATCGAAAAAGATGCAGCCCTCTCTCGGCGTTTTGCGAAAGTCACCATTGAAGAGCCAAGTGTTGCAGATAGCATCCAAATTCTCCAAGGCTTGAAAGAGACTTATCAGGACCACCATCATGTGACCATTACCGATGAAGCGATCGAAACAGCTGTCAAATATGCCCACCGCTATTTGACTAGTCGTCAATTGCCAGATTCAGCCATTGATCTCTTGGATGAAGCGGCAGCTACCGTACAAAACCGCGATTCCAACGGTCACGTAAAAGAAGAGTTGACCGCCTTGGATCGGGCCTTGATGGATGGCAAGTGGAAGAAAGCAGCCCAGCTCTTAGAAGTAGAGGCCGCTCCCATTGTCTACAAAAAAGAAGTCACTGACCAAGATGTCTTGGTGACCTTGAGCCAATTATCCGGTATTCCAACTCAAAAACTGACCCAAACCGATGCCAAGAAGTACCTAAACTTAGAAGCAGAATTGCATAAGCGCGTGATTGGTCAAGACCAAGCCGTTTCGAGTATCAGTCGGGCTATTCGACGCAATCAATCAGGTATCCGTAGCAATAAACGTCCGATCGGTTCTTTCATGTTCCTAGGACCTACCGGTGTCGGAAAAACAGAGCTAGCCAAAGCTTTGGCGGAAGTTTTGTTTGATGATGAATCGGCCCTCATCCGTTTTGATATGAGTGAGTACATGGAAAAATTCGCGGCGAGTCGCCTCAACGGAGCTCCTCCAGGCTATGTGGGCTACGAAGAAGGAGGCGAGTTGACCGAGAAAGTCCGCAACAAACCATATTCAGTTCTCTTATTTGATGAGGTGGAAAAAGCCCATCCAGATATTTTCAATGTCCTTTTGCAAGTCTTGGATGACGGAGTCTTAACCGATAGCAAAGGCCGGAAGATCGACTTCTCCAATACCATTATCATCATGACCTCAAACCTGGGAGCAACAGCCCTTCGGGATGATAAGACAGTTGGCTTTGGTGCTAAAGATATCCGCTTTGACCAAGCCAATATGGAAAAACGCATGTTTGAAGAGTTGAAGAAGACCTATCGTCCAGAGTTTATCAACCGGATTGATGAAAAGGTGGTCTTCCATAGTCTCTCAAGCGAGGACATGCAGCAGGTAGTGAAAGTCATGGTCAAACCGCTCATCGCGACCTTGGCCGAACAAGGCATGACCCTCAAATTCCAGCCTTCAGCGCTCAAGTTGCTAGCAACCAAAGGCTACGATCCAGAAATGGGAGCTCGCCCACTGCGTCGTGTCTTGCAGACCGAAGTGGAAGATCAACTAGCAGAGCTATTGCTGAAAGGCCAAGCCCAAGAAGGGCAAACCATCAAGGTTGGAACGACAGCCGGAACGATCAAGTTTGAGATTGTCTAG
- a CDS encoding CtsR family transcriptional regulator — protein MANKNTSDSIEAYIKALLAQAGMAELKRSELADVFQVVPSQINYVIKTRFTESRGYIVESKRGGGGYIRIGKVQFSDHHQMLQDLAANIGETISQQVFHDILQMLYEEKLLTKREAQLLLATTSDEVLGRDALILRANMLKKIIQQVDRKGNTD, from the coding sequence ATGGCAAATAAGAACACATCTGATAGCATCGAAGCTTATATTAAGGCCTTGCTGGCTCAAGCTGGCATGGCAGAGCTCAAAAGAAGTGAGTTAGCCGATGTCTTTCAGGTCGTACCTAGTCAGATTAACTATGTCATTAAGACTCGTTTTACCGAGAGCCGAGGCTATATTGTAGAGAGCAAGCGCGGTGGTGGTGGCTATATCCGCATTGGCAAGGTCCAGTTTTCAGATCACCATCAGATGCTCCAAGACTTGGCAGCCAATATTGGAGAGACCATCAGCCAGCAGGTCTTCCATGATATCCTCCAGATGCTCTATGAAGAAAAATTATTGACAAAACGTGAGGCTCAGCTCTTGCTTGCGACGACCTCCGATGAGGTCCTAGGTCGAGATGCTCTCATCCTACGAGCAAATATGCTGAAAAAAATCATTCAACAAGTAGATAGAAAAGGAAATACCGACTAG
- a CDS encoding alpha-L-fucosidase, with protein sequence MGKRLVDQRNRFGIRKLSVGVCSVVVATCFLGATTSYAEEQAENSEPREERVETSDVDHQGKEEKTVNEHQEESEHALATTSEKENRTVSQGTEATQPATSLNEETEIADYGPLPSKAQMQYHREELAAFIHFGMNTYYDREWGDGQEDPYYFYPEHLDTDQWIKTLKDAGFKRTIMVVKHHDGFLLYPSKYTDHTIAKSGWKDGKGDVLAEVSASASKYDMDMGVYLSPWDAHSPLYHVDTEDKYNEYYLNQLKEILEDPKYGNKGKFVEVWMDGARGDGAQKVTYTFDKWFEAIRKAQGDIAIFSAEPTNVRWIGNEKGIAGDPVWQKVNPDKIRNNPSNSYLNHGDPEGKQYSVGEADVSIRSGWFYHDNQEPKSLRELMDIYFKSVGRGTPLLLNIPPNQDGKFADADVARLKEFRQTLDQLYSVNYAAGALVEADSTRRNPLYKASHLTDGNEKTSWAPADDAKTGSFVLDLGKEQHFDVVELKETIEKGQRISGFTIDVAVNGQWVPFGAGSTVGYRRLIKGQPVDSRYLRVSITDAQATPILNGVSVYKTPASIEETDGYPLGLAYHSDRTADRANSQWNEEGEGVRGTSMWTKEKGASVTYQFEGTKAYVVATVDPGHGEMDVYVDGQKLATVNTQSPSRKRSQKVYETPDLKAGAHTLTLVNSKGDAIATEGIYALNNQEKGLFEFAQPTLAVKKGDPAQVVVKRKGGSKGSASLKLITEPGTGVHGKVYKDTNVTLEFADGETEKTVQVPTLDFAGKATDVYDFKVKLLHPDQGSLVGFIPELTVQVMNEDLLPENRKEVDDQDPKLHYSQGWHHETDNQNFSNGTESWSSFNQVTDEESKKHIDVTITFKGTGVEVRGVVDPSHGLYSVTLDGKEIAFEEGRGHDYEIEGDHYFSGYGDQRKLDQSLVNLQGLAKGYHQLRLHLDPALNDPQSSRAIQVDRFVLSGKDNQLLSQEELQQIIKKGVEKIKATSLDRLKADLKPTVQGQLTDLTQLLDQERPDLVAAANQVEALETILEDARNYVTLTQTRPDQGVQDLILEKPELIIEAEEIPFESQTRENKELAKGESRILQAGKVDRRLKLIEVRQEGGKEIRTEVDAFVEVEAQDQLTEIGTKEAEENSLKPEIPTPITPVTSSKVQPEVVTLSQVDDKKEKETPVLLQASTPQATPNLTADHPVEEKVENPSLQPEGKLPQTGTKEGGLFAWFGFLGLGFLGGGAKFARRKE encoded by the coding sequence ATGGGAAAAAGATTAGTTGATCAGAGAAATCGATTTGGCATTCGCAAGCTCTCAGTAGGCGTCTGCTCGGTAGTCGTAGCGACTTGTTTTTTAGGAGCTACTACCAGTTACGCAGAGGAACAAGCTGAGAATAGTGAACCACGTGAAGAACGGGTTGAAACGAGCGATGTCGATCACCAAGGAAAGGAGGAGAAAACCGTGAACGAGCACCAAGAAGAATCAGAACATGCCTTAGCAACTACTAGTGAGAAAGAAAATCGCACAGTCAGCCAAGGGACAGAAGCCACTCAACCAGCCACTTCTCTAAACGAGGAGACTGAGATTGCGGATTACGGACCACTTCCAAGCAAGGCTCAGATGCAATACCACCGCGAAGAACTAGCAGCTTTCATCCACTTTGGGATGAATACTTACTACGATCGTGAGTGGGGAGATGGGCAAGAAGATCCTTATTATTTCTATCCAGAGCATCTGGATACCGATCAGTGGATCAAAACCCTGAAAGATGCTGGCTTTAAACGGACGATCATGGTCGTCAAGCACCACGATGGCTTCCTCTTGTACCCATCCAAATACACTGACCATACCATTGCCAAAAGTGGTTGGAAAGATGGAAAAGGCGATGTTCTAGCCGAGGTTTCTGCTTCTGCCAGCAAGTATGACATGGACATGGGGGTCTATCTCTCACCTTGGGATGCTCACAGTCCGCTCTACCATGTGGATACAGAGGACAAATACAACGAATACTACCTCAATCAGCTCAAAGAAATCCTTGAAGATCCTAAATATGGGAACAAGGGTAAGTTCGTAGAAGTCTGGATGGATGGAGCGCGTGGAGATGGGGCTCAAAAGGTCACCTATACCTTTGACAAGTGGTTTGAAGCCATTCGCAAGGCCCAAGGGGATATTGCTATCTTCTCAGCTGAGCCGACCAATGTTCGTTGGATTGGAAATGAAAAGGGGATTGCCGGAGATCCGGTTTGGCAAAAGGTCAATCCAGATAAGATCCGCAACAATCCATCCAACAGCTACCTCAATCACGGGGATCCGGAAGGGAAGCAATACTCAGTGGGAGAAGCCGATGTCTCTATTCGCTCCGGCTGGTTCTACCATGACAATCAAGAGCCTAAGTCCTTGCGCGAATTGATGGACATTTACTTCAAATCGGTCGGCCGTGGAACTCCACTCTTGCTCAATATTCCACCCAACCAAGACGGAAAATTTGCGGATGCCGATGTGGCCCGTTTGAAAGAATTCCGTCAGACCTTGGACCAACTCTACAGTGTGAACTATGCGGCAGGAGCTTTGGTAGAAGCTGACTCGACACGACGCAATCCTCTCTACAAGGCCAGCCATTTGACAGATGGCAATGAAAAGACCAGTTGGGCTCCGGCTGATGATGCCAAGACCGGATCTTTTGTTCTCGATCTTGGAAAAGAGCAACACTTTGATGTAGTAGAGCTCAAAGAAACGATCGAGAAAGGCCAACGGATTTCTGGCTTCACCATCGATGTAGCGGTGAATGGCCAATGGGTTCCTTTTGGTGCTGGTTCAACCGTTGGATACCGCCGTTTGATCAAAGGGCAACCAGTTGATAGTCGCTACCTCCGGGTGTCCATCACCGATGCCCAAGCCACTCCAATCTTGAACGGAGTCTCTGTCTATAAGACGCCAGCCAGCATTGAAGAAACGGATGGCTATCCGCTTGGTTTGGCCTATCATTCTGACCGGACTGCTGACCGTGCCAATAGCCAATGGAATGAAGAGGGAGAAGGCGTTCGAGGCACTTCTATGTGGACCAAGGAAAAGGGAGCTTCGGTGACCTATCAGTTTGAAGGCACTAAGGCCTATGTGGTCGCAACTGTCGACCCTGGTCATGGGGAAATGGATGTCTATGTCGATGGCCAAAAGCTAGCGACCGTCAATACCCAAAGCCCAAGCCGCAAACGCAGCCAAAAGGTCTATGAAACACCGGACTTGAAAGCAGGAGCCCATACTTTGACCTTGGTCAATAGCAAGGGAGATGCGATCGCAACGGAAGGGATTTATGCCCTCAATAACCAAGAAAAGGGTCTCTTTGAGTTTGCCCAGCCAACCCTAGCCGTTAAGAAAGGCGACCCAGCGCAAGTCGTCGTCAAGAGAAAAGGCGGCTCTAAAGGAAGCGCTAGTCTTAAATTAATCACAGAACCAGGAACAGGGGTTCATGGCAAGGTTTATAAAGATACCAATGTCACTCTCGAGTTTGCAGATGGAGAGACAGAAAAAACAGTCCAAGTCCCAACCCTTGATTTTGCAGGCAAGGCGACAGATGTCTATGACTTTAAGGTCAAATTGTTGCATCCGGATCAAGGAAGTCTGGTCGGCTTTATTCCAGAGCTGACAGTCCAAGTGATGAACGAGGACCTGCTTCCAGAAAATCGTAAAGAAGTGGATGACCAAGATCCAAAACTGCACTACAGCCAAGGCTGGCATCATGAGACAGACAATCAAAACTTCTCAAATGGAACAGAATCCTGGTCTAGCTTTAACCAAGTGACCGATGAGGAAAGCAAGAAACACATTGATGTGACCATCACCTTTAAGGGAACTGGTGTGGAGGTTCGAGGAGTGGTTGATCCAAGCCATGGTCTCTACAGCGTTACCCTAGACGGAAAAGAAATCGCCTTTGAAGAAGGGCGGGGGCATGATTATGAGATCGAAGGCGATCATTACTTCAGTGGCTACGGAGATCAACGCAAACTCGACCAGAGTTTGGTCAATCTGCAAGGCCTAGCAAAAGGCTACCACCAGCTACGCTTGCACCTAGATCCAGCCCTCAATGATCCTCAGTCGTCCAGAGCGATCCAGGTAGACCGGTTTGTCCTATCAGGAAAAGATAATCAGTTGCTCAGTCAAGAAGAGCTACAACAGATTATCAAAAAAGGAGTAGAAAAGATCAAGGCTACTTCTCTCGATCGCTTGAAAGCAGACCTCAAACCGACGGTTCAAGGACAATTGACGGACTTGACTCAGTTGCTGGATCAAGAGCGACCAGATTTGGTTGCTGCAGCGAATCAAGTGGAAGCTCTTGAAACCATCTTAGAAGATGCTCGCAATTATGTAACCCTGACGCAGACACGCCCAGATCAAGGTGTTCAGGATTTGATTCTTGAAAAACCAGAGCTTATTATCGAAGCAGAGGAGATTCCATTTGAGAGTCAAACGCGTGAGAATAAGGAATTGGCCAAGGGAGAAAGCCGGATCCTTCAGGCAGGCAAGGTCGATCGTCGCTTGAAATTGATCGAGGTCCGGCAAGAAGGAGGTAAAGAAATTCGGACAGAAGTCGATGCCTTTGTCGAAGTGGAAGCCCAGGACCAGCTGACAGAAATCGGTACAAAGGAAGCAGAAGAAAATTCTTTGAAACCTGAGATACCGACTCCAATCACACCTGTAACTTCAAGTAAGGTGCAGCCAGAAGTTGTGACTCTTTCTCAAGTAGACGACAAAAAAGAAAAAGAAACTCCAGTGCTCCTACAAGCATCAACTCCGCAAGCAACTCCTAATTTGACGGCAGACCATCCAGTAGAAGAAAAGGTAGAAAACCCTTCTCTTCAACCGGAAGGAAAACTACCTCAAACCGGTACGAAAGAAGGTGGTTTATTCGCTTGGTTCGGCTTTCTTGGTCTAGGATTCTTGGGCGGAGGCGCCAAATTTGCTCGTCGCAAAGAGTAG